The Manihot esculenta cultivar AM560-2 chromosome 11, M.esculenta_v8, whole genome shotgun sequence genome includes a region encoding these proteins:
- the LOC110625643 gene encoding probable E3 ubiquitin-protein ligase ARI8 has translation MAASDIELMDYDYYDDDYDDFACDDEVESLPELVDDQTTEEKNYAVLKESDIKQRQEEDITEVSNVLSISRNAARILLRHCRWTVSEALDSWFANEEEVRKSAGLIDQDHKIVVCSCEVKNFTCPICYERDSRRNFSSAACGHPFCNSCWSKYLEVSIDDGASCLILRCPDPSCRVVVDQDLINSLKELPEQYKAKYARFLLRSYVEECGKRRIKWCPGPGCENAVEFSSGNCENFDVFCDCSHEFCWNCPADEAHSPVDCEKVVEWNKKSSSEGNTINWILAHTKPCPKCKSPIEKKQGCMHMTCRAPCKFEFCWLCLGEWKSHGNFYICNSYKKAQRSGRYAQENPWKMAEENPWKRYIHYYERWTANQSSRKKALADLYEVKTVHMVKLCGIYHKSISELKGIEEAWLQIVECRRVLMWSYVYGYYLSENEETKKNIHLFEYLQGQAEIGLERLHRCAEVEMRPFITDYENLPTPKEFHDYYLKLINLTTVTKNYFQNLVRGLQNGLQNDVETFSIKPSLFFRITRLMISTKKLLFLK, from the coding sequence ATGGCTGCTAGTGATATCGAGCTTATGGACTATGATTACTACGATGATGATTATGATGATTTTGCATGCGATGATGAGGTTGAATCTCTCCCCGAACTTGTCGATGACCAGACGACGGAAGAGAAAAACTATGCCGTATTAAAAGAATCAGACATCAAGCAACGTCAGGAGGAAGATATAACAGAAGTTTCCAACGTTCTTTCGATATCCAGAAACGCAGCAAGAATTCTTCTTCGTCACTGTAGATGGACTGTTAGCGAAGCCCTCGATAGCTGGTTTGCGAATGAAGAGGAGGTACGTAAATCAGCCGGCTTGATAGACCAGGACCACAAAATCGTTGTTTGTTCTTGCGAGGTTAAAAACTTTACATGTCCTATCTGTTATGAACGCGATTCTCGTAGAAATTTTTCTAGTGCTGCCTGTGGTCATCCTTTCTGCAATTCTTGCTGGTCGAAGTATTTAGAAGTAAGTATTGATGATGGTGCTTCTTGCTTGATCCTGAGATGTCCTGATCCGTCATGTCGAGTTGTTGTTGATCAAGATCTGATCAATTCTTTGAAGGAGTTGCCAGAGCAATATAAGGCGAAGTATGCGAGGTTCCTTCTTCGATCCTACGTCGAAGAGTGTGGGAAAAGGAGAATCAAGTGGTGCCCAGGTCCTGGATGCGAGAACGCAGTGGAGTTTTCTTCTGGGAATTGTGAAAACTTCGATGTGTTTTGTGATTGTTCGCATGAATTTTGCTGGAATTGTCCAGCGGATGAGGCTCATAGTCCCGTGGATTGCGAGAAGGTGGTAGAATGGAATAAGAAGAGCAGTAGTGAAGGGAATACTATTAATTGGATACTTGCTCATACGAAGCCTTGTCCAAAATGCAAGTCTCCTATTGAAAAAAAACAAGGATGTATGCATATGACTTGCAGGGCTCCTTGTAAATTTGAGTTCTGCTGGCTATGCCTTGGTGAATGGAAATCTCATGGAAATTTCTATATTTGCAATTCCTACAAAAAGGCTCAGAGAAGTGGACGTTATGCTCAAGAAAATCCATGGAAGATGGCTGAAGAAAATCCATGGAAGAGGTACATTCACTATTATGAAAGATGGACTGCAAATCAATCTTCGAGGAAGAAAGCACTAGCAGATTTGTATGAAGTGAAAACTGTGCATATGGTGAAGCTTTGTGGTATTTATCATAAATCCATTTCTGAATTGAAGGGAATAGAAGAGGCTTGGCTTCAGATAGTTGAATGCAGGAGAGTTCTGATGTGGAGTTATGTATATGGATATTATCTGTCAGAGAATGAGGAAACTAAGAAGAACATTCACCTCTTTGAGTACTTGCAGGGACAAGCAGAGATTGGCTTGGAAAGACTTCATcgatgtgcagaagtggaaatgaGACCTTTCATTACCGATTATGAAAATCTACCAACACCAAAAGAGTTCCACGATTACTATTTGAAGTTGATCAATCTAACTACTGTAACTAAAAATTACTTCCAGAATCTCGTCAGAGGCTTGCAGAACGGCCTGCAGAATGATGTTGAAACCTTTAGCATAAAGCCATCTTTGTTTTTTAGGATTACAAGATTAATGATTTCTACAAAAAAGCTGTTATTcttaaaatag